A stretch of Plodia interpunctella isolate USDA-ARS_2022_Savannah chromosome 15, ilPloInte3.2, whole genome shotgun sequence DNA encodes these proteins:
- the TyrRS gene encoding tyrosine--tRNA ligase, cytoplasmic has product MSNWEEKKHLITRNLQEVLGEEKLTEILKQRDLKLYWGTATTGRPHVAYFVPMSKIADFLKAGCEVTILFADLHAYLDNMKAPWELLALRTQYYEAAIKAMLQSIDVPLDKLKFIRGTEYQLNKEYTLDVYRMTSVITDHDARKAGAEVVKQVDHPLLSGLLYPGLQALDEEYLKVDAQFGGVDQRKIFTMAEKYLPQLGYAKRIHLMNPMVPGLTGGKMSASEEDSKIDLLDNPANVKKKLKKAFCEPGNITENGVLSFTKHVVFPLFKPGEFFKISRAPEFGGDIEFSNFDDLESAFAKQEVHPGDLKASVEQAINRLLGPIQEIFKDPKLQELAKKAYPPPTKVKGNISPVVDEITPSKLDIRVGRIVDVSRHPDADALYVEKIDLGEAEPRTVVSGLVNFVPIEEMKNREVVVLCNLKPAKMRGVESKGMVLCASIDDPKQVEPLSAPEGSKPGDRIVVENYETGEPDDVLNPKKKVWDKLQVDLKTNDSLLAVWQGNKLINKINGNPVTTKSMKNAPIK; this is encoded by the coding sequence ATGTCGAATTGGGAAGAAAAGAAGCATCTTATCACTCGAAACTTGCAAGAAGTTTTGGGTGAAGAGAAACTGACCGAAATTTTGAAGCAAAGGGATTTAAAACTTTACTGGGGCACTGCAACTACTGGTCGTCCTCATGTCGCTTACTTTGTCCCCATGTCCAAAATAGCAGATTTCCTCAAGGCTGGTTGTGAGGTAACAATACTGTTTGCCGATTTACATGCTTATTTAGATAATATGAAAGCACCCTGGGAATTATTGGCTCTTCGGACTCAGTATTATGAAGCTGCTATTAAAGCAATGTTACAATCAATTGATGTGCCTTtagataaactaaaatttataagaGGCACTGAATAtcagttgaataaagaatataccCTTGATGTATACCGTATGACATCTGTCATAACGGATCATGATGCTAGAAAAGCAGGTGCAGAAGTGGTAAAACAGGTAGATCATCCTTTATTAAGTGGCCTCCTTTACCCTGGACTGCAAGCATTGGATGAAGAATATCTTAAAGTTGATGCTCAGTTTGGAGGCGTTGatcagagaaaaatatttaccatgGCTGAAAAATACTTGCCACAACTAGGTTATGCAAAAAGAATTCACCTTATGAATCCTATGGTACCAGGGTTGACTGGTGGGAAAATGTCTGCCTCAGAGGAGGACAGCAAGATTGATTTATTGGATAATCCTGCAAATGTTAAGAAGAAGCTCAAGAAGGCTTTCTGTGAACCAGGAAATATAACAGAAAATGGAGTGCTATCTTTCACCAAGCATGTTGTATTTCCTCTTTTTAAGCCTGGggaattctttaaaatttctagAGCACCTGAATTTGGTGGTGATATTGAATTCTCCAACTTTGATGATTTAGAATCTGCTTTTGCTAAACAAGAAGTACATCCTGGAGATTTGAAAGCATCAGTTGAACAAGCTATTAATCGACTTTTGGGACCCATTcaggaaatatttaaagacCCTAAACTTCAAGAGTTAGCTAAAAAAGCTTACCCGCCCCCAACTAAAGTTAAGGGTAATATAAGTCCAGTTGTGGATGAAATTACTCCTTCAAAATTAGATATAAGAGTTGGAAGAATTGTAGATGTTTCAAGGCATCCTGATGCCGATGCTCTGTATGTAGAGAAAATAGATTTAGGAGAAGCAGAACCACGAACCGTTGTTTCTGGATTGGTTAACTTTGTACCTATtgaagaaatgaaaaataggGAAGTAGTGGTTCTGTGTAATTTGAAGCCGGCTAAAATGCGTGGTGTAGAATCAAAAGGCATGGTTCTATGTGCATCTATAGATGACCCTAAACAAGTAGAGCCTTTATCAGCTCCAGAAGGAAGTAAACCCGGTGACAGAATTGTTGTTGAAAATTATGAAACTGGTGAGCCAGATGATGTCCTCAATCCAAAAAAGAAAGTTTGGGACAAACTCCAAGTTGACTTAAAAACGAATGACAGTCTGTTAGCGGTGTGGCAAGGAAACAAACTAATCAATAAGATTAATGGCAACCCAGTAACAACAAAATCAATGAAGAATGCTCCAatcaagtaa